The Alphaproteobacteria bacterium US3C007 genomic interval GCTGTTGGACAAGAACCTCAACGAAACTGTAGCAGTGCATTTCTCAAACCTGCGTGATCCAGAAGTTAATGCACGCTGGGGAGGCATCCATCAGGCTGCTGCTGATGCTTTGGCGACAGCTCCTGGCATGGGTTTTGATGCAGATTGGCCGCGGATCTCAGAGATACTGGAGAATGCTATTTCAAGCCTGGCTTCAGGTGGATCTGACGATGTATCCGGTGTTCTTGATGCGGCTGCTGAGGAAATTTCGCGTATTCGCTAGTGTTCCTTCTTTCCCAGAGTATGGTCGGTATATTGAATTGTGTGCCGACCATACAAATAATTGAGCTGAAAGTCTGACTCTGTTATGCAAGATCGTTTCCTTTCTTATGCCTTGCTAGTTCCGGCCTTTGTGATTGTTGTGGCCACGACCATATACCCACTGGCATATTCCTTTATAACTTCATTTCGTGAGTGGGACCTAACCCGGCAGCGCACGCCAGATGATTTTGTGGGACTCCAAAATTATGCTCATGCAGTCGCTGAAACTGGATTTCAAAACTCGCTTTGGGTGACAGTCATATTCGTGGTGGCAAGTGTCGTTCTGACCCTTGTTTTAGCGATGTCACTGGCTTTGCTTCTGCGCCGTAGAGGCCCGCTGCACACATTTACGCGAATTATCCTTATATTACCCTTTGCGATGAGTCCCGCCCTTATCGGAGTCAGTTATCGGTTCATGTTTAATCCAGAATTTGGTGTTCTGGCTGTTGGTTTGGGCTCGATTTTTCCTGGTTTAAAGGGCACGCCTTGGCTTGCCGACCCAGACTTGGCCATGGCAGTTCTGGTCGTAACCGATGTCTGGCATTGGACGCCATACATGACATTCATGTGCCTTGGTGGCTTAGCTTCCATTCCGCGTGAAACCGAAGAGGCTGCAAGAATTGATGGCGCTTCCGGATTCCGCGTTATTTGGGAAATTGTGCTTCCGCAAATGAAGGGAGTTCTTCTGGTCACCGCAATCCTGAAAACTATTTTTGCCCTGAAGATGTTTGATCAGGTTGTCACGCTTACTGGCGGGGGACCAGGAACATCGACTGAGACACTAGCGTACTTTGTATTCAACGTTGGTTTCAAATGGTACGATATGGGCTACGCCTCGGCGCTGGCCTGGATTCTGACGCTCATTATGATGGTCATCTCGGCTTGGTATGTCCGCATGCTGTTGAGTGATAAGAATACGGCAACAGCATGAAAAAG includes:
- a CDS encoding sugar ABC transporter permease is translated as MQDRFLSYALLVPAFVIVVATTIYPLAYSFITSFREWDLTRQRTPDDFVGLQNYAHAVAETGFQNSLWVTVIFVVASVVLTLVLAMSLALLLRRRGPLHTFTRIILILPFAMSPALIGVSYRFMFNPEFGVLAVGLGSIFPGLKGTPWLADPDLAMAVLVVTDVWHWTPYMTFMCLGGLASIPRETEEAARIDGASGFRVIWEIVLPQMKGVLLVTAILKTIFALKMFDQVVTLTGGGPGTSTETLAYFVFNVGFKWYDMGYASALAWILTLIMMVISAWYVRMLLSDKNTATA